The following nucleotide sequence is from Aminobacterium mobile DSM 12262.
CTATGGAAATGGCAGTAGCATATTCCACCTTTGAAAATGGTGGGAAAGTCGTCTCCCCTCTTATGATTCGGGAAATTCGCTCGAGCAACGGAGAAATTTTAGAGCATCATACTCCTGAGATTCGAGACGGCATTTCTCCAGTTACATCTGTTGTCATTCGTTCTTTGATGATGGATGCTGTACGTGCAGGGACAGGGCGCAGAGCAGCGGTCCCTGGATGGGAGACTTTTGGCAAGACTGGTACTACTAACGAATATAGCGATGCGTGGTTCACCGGAGGAATTCCTGGCCTTGTAGCAGTAGTATATGCTGGGAATGATGATCATAAACCTCTAGGGCGGAATGCCACAGGTGGAGTTATTGCAGCCCCCATATGGAAAGAATTTATGATAACAGCTGCTCAAGCCCTTCATCTGCCTCAAGCCTTTGAGGTTCCTGAAGATCTTCCTGTAGATAGAGTACAAGTTTGTAGACAGTCTGGCTTCATTGCGACTCCTAACTGTACCTCCGTCGCTACTATATTTATGCCTAGAGGGACAGCACCTACGAGTACATGTCCTCTCCATGGAGGAGATTTATTTGCGGGCCAAGATGATCCTCAATCTCCTAAGCTCTACCTTCTTCCACAAGATGAAGGGCATTATTACGATTATGCCAGTTTCCCCCACGGAACATCCTTGCCTTCCATACCAGGACTGGAAAGTGGGGAGACATCCTCTCCTGTAAAAATTCAGCCTCAACAACATCATAAAGCGGCCAGTGAGTCGGATGTTCCTGTAGAACCAGTTAAACCATACGCGAACGATCCAAGTCCGGCACAGACTATAGAAGATCGATATCAACAGCTCTTAAAACAATATGGGATTTCTAACAACTAAATATTCAAGCAAGAAAGAAGGGGCGACATAGAGAAATATGTCGCCCCTTCTTTCTTGCTTTTTATTCAGATAAAAGATTTTCTATCTTCTTTAGTCCCTCTCGCGAATGCTGTGCAATATAATGCGTTGCTCCACTCCAGCAACAAGTTTACGAGTATATGCCACTGTGTCAGGATTGACGCTCATGCTATCTATGCCTTCCCGCACCAAAAACTCTGCAAAATCTGGATAGAGAGAAGGTCCTTGCCCACAGATAGAGCATGTTTTACCATATTTATGCGCTGCTTGAATTAATATCCGAATAGCACGTTGTACCGCAATATTCCGTTCATCAAAGTATCCCATATTATTTAAAATACCAGAGTCTCTGTCGACTCCCATAACAAGCTGAGTAAGATCGTTGCTTCCAATACTGAATCCATCCACCATTTGAGCAAACTCTTCCGCAGCAAAGACAACAGACGGTACTTCTGCCATAATCCATAGCTTGAAAGAAGAACTCCGTTTAAGGCCTTCTGACTCAAGAATGTCCATCACTCGCTCAAGCTCCCATGTGGTACGTACAAAGGGAAGCATCATCCACACGTTAATGAGACCGTATTCTTCTCGGACTTTTCGAATGGCTTGACATTCAAGTCTAAAGCCAGCCTCATATTCAGGAGAAATATACCTGGAAACCCCTCTCCAGCCAATCATAGGGTTATTCTCCACCGGCTCTACTTCATCGCCGCCTTTAAGTCCTCTAAACTCATTCGTTCTAAAATCGCTCATACGAACGACGATAGGGCGAGGATAAATAGCCTGTGCGACAGTCGTAATGCCCTCTGACATCTTATCTACCAATAGTTTTCCCTGGCCAGTCTTTACCAAATACATAGGATGGATACCCACCATATTCGTAAAGATAAACTCTGTGCGCATTAACCCAATGCCATCGAAAGGCAATTTCTTATAGCGATCGATAATAGATGGTTCTCCCAAGTTCATATATATCTTCGTACCTGTAATAGGAGCCATCTGGTAAACTAAATCCTCTATTGGCAATGAAGCCTGGGTAACTTGAGCACTCACAGTTTCTTCTTTCTTCTCTGGAACAACATCGCCCTCGAAAACAACGCCACGGGTAGCATCTACTGTAACAACCATATTATCTGTTAACGTTTCTGTCCCATTTTTTGTTCCCACAATGCATGGAATTCCCAACTCGCGGGAAACAATAGCAGCGTGACATGTTCTTCCGCCTTCATCGGTGACAACGGCTGCAGCCTTTCTCATAGCCGGAACCATATCAGGGTTTGTCATGCCAGTAACAAGAATATCTCCATCTTTAACTCGAGAAATTTCATTAATATCTTT
It contains:
- the ppsA gene encoding phosphoenolpyruvate synthase, encoding MGTYRYIKWFSEINRNDIPLVGGKGANLGELTQNGVAVPPGFCVTAGAYRDFIKISGLGAAIEKTIHGINYEDTDELANKCALVRDMIMDASVPDEISKEVQDAYLLLCKKLGTENIRVAVRSSATAEDLPDASFAGQQDTYLHIRGAEEVLKHVQMCWASLWTARATYYREKQDFNHFEVALSAVVQKMVQSQKSGVMFTANPVTNDRSQLMINASWGLGEAVVSGIVTPDEFILDKDHLDVVEKNIAEKNTMIVEKKNGIGTVKVAVKEYLGPDKVKIQCLSDMEIITLGKAGKKIEEIYQSPQDIEWALDKDTGELYILQARPVTTLKEGATVMEEKTSSKETKLNVLARGLAASPGIAAGKVISIKDINEISRVKDGDILVTGMTNPDMVPAMRKAAAVVTDEGGRTCHAAIVSRELGIPCIVGTKNGTETLTDNMVVTVDATRGVVFEGDVVPEKKEETVSAQVTQASLPIEDLVYQMAPITGTKIYMNLGEPSIIDRYKKLPFDGIGLMRTEFIFTNMVGIHPMYLVKTGQGKLLVDKMSEGITTVAQAIYPRPIVVRMSDFRTNEFRGLKGGDEVEPVENNPMIGWRGVSRYISPEYEAGFRLECQAIRKVREEYGLINVWMMLPFVRTTWELERVMDILESEGLKRSSSFKLWIMAEVPSVVFAAEEFAQMVDGFSIGSNDLTQLVMGVDRDSGILNNMGYFDERNIAVQRAIRILIQAAHKYGKTCSICGQGPSLYPDFAEFLVREGIDSMSVNPDTVAYTRKLVAGVEQRIILHSIRERD